From a single Saimiri boliviensis isolate mSaiBol1 chromosome 15, mSaiBol1.pri, whole genome shotgun sequence genomic region:
- the LRATD2 gene encoding protein LRATD2, with amino-acid sequence MGNQVEKLTHLSYKEVPTADPTGMDRDDGPRIGVSYIFSNDDEDVEPQPPPQGPDGGGLPDGGDGPPPPQPQPYDPQLHEVECSVFYRDECIYQKSFAPGSAALSTYTPENLLNKCKPGDLVEFVSQAQYPHWAVYVGNFQVVHLHRLEVINSFLTDASQGRRGRVVNDLYRYKPLSPSAVVRNALAHVGAKERELSWRNSESFAAWCRYGKREFKIGGELRIGKQPYRLQIQLSAQRSHTLEFQSLEDLIMEKRRNDQIGRVAVLQELATHLHPAEPEEGDSNVARTTPPPGRPPAPSSEAEDGEAVAH; translated from the coding sequence ATGGGCAACCAGGTGGAGAAACTGACCCACCTGAGTTACAAGGAAGTTCCCACGGCCGACCCGACTGGCATGGACCGGGACGACGGGCCCCGCATTGGGGTCTCCTACATTTTCTCCAATGACGATGAGGACGTGGAGCCGCAGCCGCCGCCTCAGGGGCCAGATGGCGGCGGCTTGCCCGACGGTGGGGACGGGCCGCCGCCGCCCCAGCCGCAGCCCTACGATCCGCAGCTACACGAGGTGGAATGCTCCGTGTTCTACCGGGACGAGTGCATCTACCAGAAGAGCTTCGCGCCGGGCTCAGCGGCGCTGAGTACCTACACGCCGGAGAACCTGCTCAACAAGTGCAAGCCGGGCGACCTGGTGGAGTTCGTGTCGCAGGCCCAGTACCCGCACTGGGCCGTGTACGTGGGTAACTTCCAGGTGGTGCACCTGCACCGGCTGGAGGTGATTAACAGCTTCCTGACTGATGCCAGCCAGGGCCGTCGAGGCCGCGTGGTCAACGATCTGTACCGCTACAAGCCGCTGAGCCCCAGCGCCGTGGTGCGCAACGCGCTGGCGCACGTGGGCGCCAAGGAGCGCGAGCTGAGCTGGCGAAACTCGGAGAGTTTCGCCGCCTGGTGCCGCTACGGCAAACGCGAGTTCAAGATCGGCGGCGAGCTGCGCATCGGCAAGCAGCCCTACCGGCTTCAGATTCAGCTGTCGGCGCAGCGCAGCCACACGCTCGAGTTCCAGAGCCTGGAGGACCTGATCATGGAGAAGCGGCGCAACGACCAGATCGGGCGCGTGGCCGTGCTGCAGGAACTCGCCACGCACCTGCACCCGGCGGAGCCGGAGGAGGGCGACAGCAACGTGGCGCGGACTACGCCGCCTCCCGGGCGCCCCCCTGCGCCCAGCTCCGAGGCAGAGGACGGAGAGGCAGTGGCACACTGA